A DNA window from Streptococcus sp. LPB0220 contains the following coding sequences:
- a CDS encoding ABC transporter ATP-binding protein translates to MNNLIELQDVNLIRNGKALLKEINWQVKENECWAILGLNGAGKSTLLKLLMSEYWASSGQVTVLGTRFGEGGIPELRKRIGIVSSFISERLPEHLLTEQIVLTGQYKSSILYAAYGEEELNWARDMLTSIGASSLIGRKYRELSQGEKQTVLIARSLMDQPDLIIFDEASSGLDLFAREKLLRQIHHIKQLDHAPTMIYVTHHAEEITTDMTHVLLLKHGQVVEQGPKENILTPHVLSQFYEAPVSLIDLGDERLFVKPEIAH, encoded by the coding sequence ATGAATAATTTGATTGAACTACAAGACGTCAATTTGATCCGCAATGGAAAAGCCCTTTTAAAAGAGATTAACTGGCAAGTAAAAGAAAATGAATGTTGGGCGATTTTAGGCTTAAATGGAGCAGGAAAATCGACCCTCCTCAAACTGCTCATGTCTGAATACTGGGCTAGTTCTGGCCAGGTAACGGTCCTTGGAACCCGCTTTGGAGAAGGGGGTATTCCTGAGTTACGTAAGCGTATTGGGATCGTTAGCTCCTTCATTTCAGAAAGACTGCCAGAACATCTTTTGACAGAGCAAATTGTCCTAACTGGTCAATACAAGAGTAGTATCTTATATGCTGCATACGGGGAAGAAGAACTGAACTGGGCACGGGATATGCTAACTTCAATTGGGGCTAGCTCTTTGATCGGCCGCAAATACCGTGAGCTCTCCCAGGGAGAAAAGCAGACCGTTCTCATTGCACGAAGCCTCATGGACCAGCCAGATCTGATCATTTTTGACGAAGCTTCTAGTGGATTGGATCTCTTTGCCAGAGAAAAGCTCCTCCGTCAGATCCATCATATCAAACAACTGGATCACGCGCCTACCATGATCTACGTCACCCACCATGCCGAGGAAATTACAACAGACATGACCCATGTCCTCTTACTCAAACATGGCCAAGTGGTCGAACAAGGGCCAAAGGAAAACATCCTAACTCCTCATGTCCTTAGCCAGTTTTACGAAGCACCAGTATCCCTTATTGATCTAGGCGATGAGCGACTCTTTGTCAAACCAGAAATCGCACACTGA